From the Glycine max cultivar Williams 82 chromosome 11, Glycine_max_v4.0, whole genome shotgun sequence genome, the window tatcaaatgaaattttattaaagttcaaggtaagtataattaattttgttaaaattaattttaaattattgaatataattaaatatatatttaaattaatctcaattataaattttagttatcatATTTACAATTGATTTTAACAAGAGTAGcgaaatatcttttaatatattatttttaaggcatgttttattattaattaatatttataaaaataataaatgataagtgttatcgaagaaaaaaatgttttcattttgaatttggatttatatataaataaatctcaagtaatttaagaaaaataactaatttttaattaaaattaatataattaaatattataaatgagCATAAAactgttttctttttccttacaTTTAAATCCAGAGTAATACTCGTTAAGGTTTGGTAGGATTGGAAATTTGAAGGGGCTTAGTGGTGTACAAACTAAAAAGTTTTTGGTCGCGACTAATTCTCCATCTGTCTTTGCTCTGTCTGTCTAATTCAAATTGCGTGTGACTGTGTCGTGTATGCGCAAGCTTATAAGGTTACAGTTGGAAAGCAAGTTCAACACTTTTAAGTTTTCCTTTCCATCAGATTCATTTTCAAAcgcttctcttctcttctcatgGCTTTCTGCTAACATCACCAAACACAGatctgaaacaaacaaaagaggTAAGCTTCATCTTTCATCTTCTGCTTTGCGCCACCACCCTTTTCTACTCCAAAGCTTCAACTTTACTTGACCACTTTTCCTTTATATGTGATGATCTGAGGTTAAAAGGGTATGAAAGCTGTGAAAAATGAGAATtgggcattttttttttttgtgatttttaagatttttgatGGTTTGTGGGTTCATTAAAGCAGGGAAGTCAAAGGGGTTTACCAACTTCAGCTGACTTGTTAATGTCGTCGTTCTTGCTGGTTAGGGGCATCAGTGTCAAAGGGgttgttagttttgttgctGCTGAGATTTTGtgagagtgaaaaaaaagagaaaatatttttgggaTCTTCTTCTACTTCTAGTGGGGGTTTATGGAATAAAATGTTCATGGGTTGAGTGTCTGCATCTCTGTGCAGATTCCACTGAATCTCTGGTCCGTTGTCTTTTCAACTTCTTTTCTTTGGGGTGGCAACCACGCCCCATGAAATTATCTATGCATTTTtcgggattttttttttctgatgttTGTGTGGACCTGTTGAAATTATGTATACATTCTTCAAGGTTTTACTGAGATCCAGCCAGTGCTTTAGTGTTGAATAATGTGTCTTCATATGGATTAAGATTCATCTTTGATATTTGGTTTCAGTCTTTAACTTTTATGTTATAGATTTGTTTCTAGTGGATTGAATTAACTATAGTTTTTGATGATTTACTAAATTTCTGAGTTTCAGGATATTATAATCAGCCTTAGTCGtcaaatatggcatcaaagttGTTTAGAGCAAGCCGATCATCTATATCATCGTCATCTGATGCACCTGATGACCAGAAGCCACCTTTACCTCCAAGTGTACAATTTGGCCGGAGGACTTCCTCGGGTCGCTATGTCAGTTACTCCAGAGATGATCTTGATAGTGAGCTAGGGAGTACCGACTTCATGAATTACACAGTGCATATACCACCTACCCCTGATAACCAACCTATGGATCCATCAATCTCACAGAAAGTTGAGGAACAATATGTGTCAAATTCACTTTTCACAGGTGGATTCAACAGCGTTACTCGAGCCCATCTAATGGATAAGGTGATAGAATCTGAAGCAAATCATCCGCAGATGGCTGGTGCAAAAGGATCTTCATGTGCAATTCCTGGTTGTGATTCTAAGGTGATGAGCGATGAACGTGGTGCTGATATTCTTCCATGTGAGTGTGATTTCAAGATATGCAGAGATTGTTATATAGATGCTGTAAAAACAGGAGGTGGGATATGCCCAGGATGCAAGGAGCCATACAAGAACACAGAGCTAGATGAAGTGGCTGTAGATAATGGACGTCCCCTTCCACTTCCTCCACCAAGTGGAATGTCTAAAATGGAGAGGAGATTGTCCATGATGAAATCAACAAAGTCGGCACTAATGAGGAGCCAAACTGGAGATTTTGATCATAATAGGTGGCTCTTTGAAACAAAGGGCACCTATGGCTATGGCAATGCTATATGGCCAAAGGAAGGTGGTTTTGGaaatgaaaaagaggatgatGTTGTTCAGCCAACTGAATTGATGAGCAGACCCTGGAGACCACTTACTCGGAAACTGAAGATACCTGCTGCCGTTTTGAGCCCATATCGGTATAAAGCTTTAGTcttaaatactttattttttcttttctaaaatatcattttttttttgcttcttttctAATTATACCAACTTAAACAATTCAGTTCCCCATTATTCTGAATGGCTATTTGGCATTAGCATGTATACCCATGTTCATGCACAAAATAGATAATAGTTTACATTAATATGTTTgagatttaaattttgatagattaataaattttgtttacatGAGTATGGCAATTTAGCAATATTGACTTGGTCCTATTCCTTTCTTCAAGCATTCCAACACCAACTTAGAATACAAGTGAGGCTTGTGAATTATTTACTTGCCCaatccttttttctttgtaCTGTGTATGTGTTTTAAGTCTTTGCGGTTAGACttttaaaactcattttctcttcatattttttagtttttgcgtgtttttttattctaaaattgtATCATGTGTACTAGTCCTgaacttaaaaattaatgtgcACCACATCAATAATCTAAATCATCTGAcaatttccttcttctttttgtgTCTGTTTGTACAGTCTTATCATTTTTATTCGTTTGGTTGTCTTGGCACTGTTCTTGGCATGGAGGATCAAACACCAAAATTCTGATGCAGTCTGGCTCTGGGGCATGTCTGTTGTTTGTGAGATATGGTTTGCTTTTTCCTGGCTGCTGGATCAACTGCCCAAACTATGCCCAGTGAATCGTTCCACAGACCTTAATGTTCTAAAGGAGAAATTTGAAACACCAAACCCTAACAATCCTACTGGAAAATCTGATCTTCCAGGCATAGATATCTTTGTTTCTACTGCTGATCCTGAGAAAGAACCTCCTCTTGTCACTGCAAACACCATCTTGTCTATTTTAGCTGCTGATTACCCagttgagaagctttcttgttATGTTTCTGATGATGGAGGTGCACTTCTAACTTTTGAGGCAATGGCCGAAGCTGCCAGCTTTGCTAACATGTGGGTTCCCTTCTGTCGTAAACATGATATAGAGCCCAGGAATCCTGAATCATACTTCAACTTAAAAAGAGACCCTTACAAAAACAAAGTGAAGCCTGATTTTGTCAAGGATCGTAGACGGGTAAAGCGTGAGTATGATGAATTCAAGGTTAGGATCAATAGTCTGCCTGAATCTATCCGCCGCCGGTCAGATGCCTATCATGCAAGAGAGGAAATCAAGGCCATGAAAGTTCAGAGACAAAACAGGGAAGATGATCCTTTAGAAACTGTGAAGATTCCAAAAGCAACATGGATGGCTGATGGAACTCATTGGCCAGGAACTTGGTTGAGTCCTACATCTGAGCATTCCAAGGGTGACCATGCTGGTATAATTCAGGTACTTAAGAGGTCCTTATACAGTTTTATTCAAGTATCATATTAGTCTTACTGAGATGAGtaagataaataatttgttttttcatgAATGATGCAGGTGATGTTGAAACCTCCCAGCGATGAACCTCTTTTAGGAAGTGCTGATGATACAAGGCTCATTGACCTGACTGATGTTGATATCCGTCTTCCCCTTCTTGTTTATGTTTCTCGAGAGAAGCGTCCAGGCTATGATCACAACAAAAAAGCCGGGGCCATGAATGCCTTGGTTCGAGCCTCAGCTATAATGTCTAATGGTCCTTTTATACTCAATCTTGACTGTGACCACTATATCTACAACTCAAAGGCAATGAGGGAAGGCATGTGCTTTATGATGGATCGTGGAGGTGACCGCCTTTGTTATGTCCAGTTCCCCCAGAGGTTTGAAGGAATTGATCCCTCTGATAGATATGCTAACCATAATACTGTCTTCTTTGATGTCAATATGCGAGCCCTTGATGGACTCCAAGGACCAGTCTATGTGGGAACTGGATGCCTTTTCAGACGGGTTGCACTTTATGGTTTTGACCCACCGCGTTCTAAAGAGCACCACACAGGTTGCTGTAATTGTTGCTTTGGTCGTCAAAAGAAGCATGCATCACTGGCAAGCACCCCAGAAGAGAACCGTGCACTGAGGATGGGTGATTCTGATGATGAGGAAATGAATCTATCATTGTTCCCTAAGAAGTTTGGAAACTCTACTTTCCTCATTGACTCAATTCCAGTGGCAGAGTTTCAAGGTCGACCACTAGCCGATCACCCTGCTGTGAAAAATGGACGTCCACCTGGTGCTCTCACCATAGCCCGCGATCTTCTTGATGCATCAACTGTTGCGGAAGCCATCAGTGTCATCTCCTGTTGGTATGAGGACAAGACTGAGTGGGGAAATCGCGTTGGATGGATCTATGGATCTGTGACAGAGGATGTGGTCACTGGGTATAGGATGCACAATAGGGGATGGAAATCAATTTACTGCGTGACCAAGCGTGATGCCTTCCGTGGAACTGCTCCCATCAATCTCACTGACAGGCTGCATCAGGTCCTTAGATGGGCTACTGGCTCGGTTGAAATATTCTTCTCTCGAAACAATGCACTCCTGGCTAGCCCAAGAATGAAAATTCTTCAAAGAATTGCATACCTAAATGTTGGAATCTACCCCTTCACATCCATATTCCTAATTGTCTACTGCTTCCTTCCTGCACTATCACTATTCTCCGGCCAGTTCATTGTCCAAACCCTCAATGTCACTTTTCTTTCTTACCTCTTGGGCATCACTGTGACTCTGTGCATGCTTGCAGTGCTTGAAATTAAGTGGTCTGGCATTGAGCTGGAAGAGTGGTGGAGAAATGAGCAGTTCTGGCTGATTGGAGGGACCAGTGCCCATCTAGCTGCTGTGCTTCAAGGTTTGCTCAAAGTTGTAGCAGGGATTGAAATCTCATTCACCTTGACTTCAAAATCAGGTGGTGATGATGTAGATGATGAGTTTGCTGATCTCTATATTGTGAAATGGACATCCCTTATGATTCCACCTATCACAATTATGATGGTCAACTTAATAGCAATAGCAGTTGGAGTAAGCAGAACCATATACAGTGTCATACCACAGTGGAGCCGTCTACTAGGTGGTGTTTTCTTCAGTTTTTGGGTCTTGGCTCATCTCTATCCCTTTGCAAAAGGTTTGATGGGAAGAAGAGGGAGGACACCTACCATAGTTTTTGTGTGGTCAGGCCTCATAGCAATCACAATTTCTCTCCTCTGGGTGGCTATCAACCCCCCTGCTGGTACTGACCAAATTGGGGGTTCATTCCAGTTCCCTTGACAGGTCATTCTTTTTTGTCAGATGAATGAATCTGTcagctatttttttatttaaaattagtttcttttttctcttgattctACATATTGGTGGTTCTACTAATGAATGGACTTAAATTATGTTGTCTATTGTGCTTATGAATTTTGTTTAGTACTTAATTCCAGAAATGTGATCATATTTAGCATTCTGCTGATTAAGGGTTTCCTGTCACTGACTTTTTTTAATCTGTTCTTACATAATTATCAGCGTTTGCTCCCATTTTTGACAATTATTTCTGAAAGCAGTGTTCTTGCATTCCAATGCTCTCATTACGttaattctttcttttcattgatGGTGACAACTTCCATCACTTGAAATTCTAGTATGCTTGTTAATGTAGGGCAGCAGCCTGCAGGATGCATTTTGCtttgattgttatttataattattgacTAGCTACATATCGTTGaaggtgaaaaaataattataacaatgAAGTAATATTAGAAAGTGGTAGTGTTGAGTGTGAGGATGGTCCCAATGTGTGAGAGGAGGGACCAAGGAAATATTAGTAGGGTGCTGTATCGCTGGTTGGTGAGAGAGAAAAAGACCGAGGATAAGACATTGACATTACTCACTAATTTCATGTTTGTTACACTGATTCCTTTATCTACAAGGTTCGAGCATGATACATTGCTTAAAAGATCAAATCTAGATCACTTGTTGGttatattgatttttcttttatattcttatataaTTAACTTAGTTAAGTCATGATTTAATTATAGCTATTAAAGTGTATACTATGTTGGTTTATTTTGTTagttgttaaataaataaataaaattaaaagtataaaatgaatttttaaaaaaaatgtcgaattgaataaaaataaactttagtTTGTTTcagatttaatattatattcaatcaaattaaaatgaatcacatgttatttttatgtatagttggagtatttttttattaaaaaattaaaccaaattacATCACAATAATCCCTACTCTCGAGTCAAATGCTCCGCAACCACCAAACCAAACCATGATTCTTTGTCGTGATCTATCAATTCATACATCCATCGTTGACCATGCATTgcaattgaagtattgcaatCGGTTGTTATGGTGtcgaattttatttatttatttttaacgtaATTGTCATGCAAATTAATAATCACATATATTTTAGTAGACACAGACTTCCTGCAGTCGATATTGAAGTTTAAATCTGTAAAATTAGGTAAAGTAACCTACCGAATCAGTAAGAAATATACACAAGGTAACCaaccacttaaaaaaaaaaaaaatttgcccAGACGAACTTCAAATCCCAACCCACCATTCGCTGCGGAACATCAAGTATCATATTATATTCTTAACAAATCATATTTCTAGGAAATATTATAGGTTAtgttccaatttttttaatggttgAAAAGTTTTagttatttcataaataaattttttcactGGCTTATTgtgtttgatattttatttcaattagttttaacttttttatttttaattattaactgaAAAACTTGTTCAATCTTATTAGTAGTgtttaataaataagatttttaataatttataatatttttaaaatcgtacttcaaataatatttttaaaatattaaactctagttacttatttatttctctttgtttttaaaatatttattaaatttgtttttttttactatatactttttttttatttcccttaTTCCATCGATaaggtaagttttttttttctctccagaAGACTAGGTTTCTTATTATTATCCTTTTATTTCATAAGATATTGATAATAATAGAttctaagtttatttttttattattttaaatatttttatattatattacttattttaaccattatattatttataatatttatttatgcgGAGGCCATCTAAGTTCCCATGACCAAATCTTTCAGCCCCTGTAAACATCTTTTCGTTATTTCAACATTATACTTCAAGATATTAATAACGATAGATTTAGATTTTTCTTAATGATTTTTCTGAATAGTTTATATTACACTATTTATGTTAACCATTGCactatttatattgtttttataacatttccaacattatatttcaaaatattttaatcattacactaattaacataatgaaaatataatatctacttaataaaatatgctatttttactttattttaaatatgattgaaaatatttggagatATAGTATAAGAATAGTATAATACAcactataaaaataataatagaaagaCACAAgtgtaattaaaatgatttatctataaaaaatataagaatttaaaattaattataaaatagttataaatactacaaaatatattttaccaataaaataaattaaaatttatacaaataacatataaacatttctatttttgtctacaatcaacaaataattttactaaCTTATTATCTAATAAGACCATCCCCTCCAACTTTGTCACTTACACTTCAACTTAAGTGAAATCTCTCATTAAAGTTTATCATTGGAGAAATCATTGTTTACACAAACATCTTTGCTTTGCTTAATTTTATAAGCAACGATGCTTAAAAATtgtgaagaataaaaaaatgttcttttaAGCTCTAACCCTTTATTTCATAGAGGATTTAGAGTGGGAAAAGAGGGGAgagtaaaaaattaacatgagtCTCACATCTTTTACATGTtactttaattcaattttttcttctatttttatttactatattttcATCCTCTCTaccaaacaaaacataaaagagagaaattaattaacaaactGTAGGATGATTCACAAAATTAAGTTAAGCGAGAGTCATGAGGTAGTTTTGTGGTTGAGGGAAGGGACATAAGGATTGCACTGATAAGAAGATCATGAGTTAGAATCTCTTACTAACATAACATACTTCCCAAAAGtggttaataaaaaaagaagagcaAATTACACAAATATCCCCTCAAATTTGGATACATTACAGGCGCATCTCCTCTCTTAAAAATGCATTTCTTTTACACTCCTAAACAAATCCGTTAATTATATAACATTATTAGTGTGTTTGTGAAAGATAGAAATTACCCTTCATAGTTTTGAAAACTCTCATTTTCGCTGCTTCCTCATATGTTTTGAAACCTTCAAATTAGAAACTCCAAAATGTGTTTTGCTAGGGTTTGAGTTCTTTTTGAGGTTCAATGACTATCATCTTTGTCTGTTAGGATTTTGACGGCCATCATATACGTCTACCTGGGTTAAAAATAGATTTATCGACTAATTTCTCCACAATAGAAACCTTTAACCCAAAAAATGCACCAAATAAGtacaaaaaggaaacaaaaaatgcacctaattttgaaacaaaattgtaattttcatCAAATTGTGAAACCTTCAGTACAAAAGCAAATGAAACCTATGACCCACTATCAATAACTTACGAATGCGTGAAGAACCcctaaaatatatgatttaaacGGTTGGT encodes:
- the LOC100786644 gene encoding cellulose synthase-like protein D2 → MASKLFRASRSSISSSSDAPDDQKPPLPPSVQFGRRTSSGRYVSYSRDDLDSELGSTDFMNYTVHIPPTPDNQPMDPSISQKVEEQYVSNSLFTGGFNSVTRAHLMDKVIESEANHPQMAGAKGSSCAIPGCDSKVMSDERGADILPCECDFKICRDCYIDAVKTGGGICPGCKEPYKNTELDEVAVDNGRPLPLPPPSGMSKMERRLSMMKSTKSALMRSQTGDFDHNRWLFETKGTYGYGNAIWPKEGGFGNEKEDDVVQPTELMSRPWRPLTRKLKIPAAVLSPYRLIIFIRLVVLALFLAWRIKHQNSDAVWLWGMSVVCEIWFAFSWLLDQLPKLCPVNRSTDLNVLKEKFETPNPNNPTGKSDLPGIDIFVSTADPEKEPPLVTANTILSILAADYPVEKLSCYVSDDGGALLTFEAMAEAASFANMWVPFCRKHDIEPRNPESYFNLKRDPYKNKVKPDFVKDRRRVKREYDEFKVRINSLPESIRRRSDAYHAREEIKAMKVQRQNREDDPLETVKIPKATWMADGTHWPGTWLSPTSEHSKGDHAGIIQVMLKPPSDEPLLGSADDTRLIDLTDVDIRLPLLVYVSREKRPGYDHNKKAGAMNALVRASAIMSNGPFILNLDCDHYIYNSKAMREGMCFMMDRGGDRLCYVQFPQRFEGIDPSDRYANHNTVFFDVNMRALDGLQGPVYVGTGCLFRRVALYGFDPPRSKEHHTGCCNCCFGRQKKHASLASTPEENRALRMGDSDDEEMNLSLFPKKFGNSTFLIDSIPVAEFQGRPLADHPAVKNGRPPGALTIARDLLDASTVAEAISVISCWYEDKTEWGNRVGWIYGSVTEDVVTGYRMHNRGWKSIYCVTKRDAFRGTAPINLTDRLHQVLRWATGSVEIFFSRNNALLASPRMKILQRIAYLNVGIYPFTSIFLIVYCFLPALSLFSGQFIVQTLNVTFLSYLLGITVTLCMLAVLEIKWSGIELEEWWRNEQFWLIGGTSAHLAAVLQGLLKVVAGIEISFTLTSKSGGDDVDDEFADLYIVKWTSLMIPPITIMMVNLIAIAVGVSRTIYSVIPQWSRLLGGVFFSFWVLAHLYPFAKGLMGRRGRTPTIVFVWSGLIAITISLLWVAINPPAGTDQIGGSFQFP